From the genome of Lotus japonicus ecotype B-129 chromosome 6, LjGifu_v1.2, one region includes:
- the LOC130723839 gene encoding uncharacterized protein LOC130723839 isoform X2 codes for MDQVITFVYYDGRVVHGDQGAIFEGRRRSMHLKRNITFDRLKKKIHERLKLQRNQMISRVSSRFMTTPNPIFFTHFEIVDNVDVQVMMDAFSQQSYMVQLELYVEVTEAGSSSMSVPTYLSSTQPRPTEDGGRHVVDEELHAEPYTVPFSVMSIEEANIVVPSDVAVNLGDDYDYRLDNDNVDGEVIPSYDDHNEDERMQEGGDESDTDEEGDRHANPQPQMALHPADQLAAPVNVNVETQGHPNTAPFWSASSHYTYINWDHPDEETDFYPETDVYGSWKLGDDLCKGLIFENKRAVHDALLHYCLRLNQTYKMSESKPEYFTAKCQKSVDGCPWRIRAHLSKKIGKWTISKWGVRIHA; via the exons ATGGATCAAGTTATTACTTTTGTGTATTACGATGGTAGGGTTGTCCATGGCGACCAAGGTGCCATATTTGAAGGTCGGAGAAGGTCCATGCATCTGAAGCGAAACATAACCTTCGACCGTTTGAAGAAGAAAATCCACGAAAGGTTGAAGCTGCAAAGGAACCAGATGATTTCTAGAGTCAGCTCTAGATTTATGACGACACCGAATCCCATTTTTTTTACGCATTTTGAGATAGTTGATAATGTTGATGTTCAAGTCATGATGGATGCATTTAGTCAGCAGTCATATATGGTTCAGCTGGAGCTGTATGTTGAAGTTACTGAAGCTGGAAGTTCATCAATGTCAGTGCCGACGTATCTATCGTCTACTCAACCGAGACCCACTGAAGACGGTGGTAGACATGTTGTTGATGAGGAGCTTCATGCAGAACCATATACTGTGCCTTTTAGCGTTATGAGTATTGAAGAGGCCAATATCGTCGTTCCTTCGGATGTCGCAGTTAATTTGGGCGATGATTATGACTACCGCCTTGACAATGATAATGTGGACGGTGAAGTCATTCCTTCATACGATGACCACaatgaagatgaaagaatgcaagAAGGAGGTGACGAGTCTGACACAGACGAAGAGGGAGACCGACACGCTAATCCTCAGCCTCAGATGGCACTTCATCCTGCTGATCAACTTGCGGCACCAGTGAATGTCAATGTTGAAACTCAAG GGCACCCAAACACGGCCCCATTCTGGAGTGCTTCTTCGCATTATACATATATTAACTGGGATCACCCAGATGAAGAAACTGATTTTTATCCTGAAACGGATGTGTATGGATCATGGAAGCTTGGTGATGACTTATGTAAAGGGTTGATTTTTGAAAACAAGCGTGCTGTACATGATGCCCTGTTACACTATTGTCTTAGACTAAATCAAACTTATAAGATGAGTGAATCCAAGCCAGAGTACTTTACTGCAAAGTGTCAGAAATCCGTAGATGGCTGCCCGTGGAGGATAAGGGCACATCTATCCAAGAAAATTGGTAAATGGACCATATCCAAATGGGGGGTTCGCATACATGCTTAA
- the LOC130723839 gene encoding uncharacterized protein LOC130723839 isoform X1 has protein sequence MHLKRNITFDRLKKKIHERLKLQRNQMISRVSSRFMTTPNPIFFTHFEIVDNVDVQVMMDAFSQQSYMVQLELYVEVTEAGSSSMSVPTYLSSTQPRPTEDGGRHVVDEELHAEPYTVPFSVMSIEEANIVVPSDVAVNLGDDYDYRLDNDNVDGEVIPSYDDHNEDERMQEGGDESDTDEEGDRHANPQPQMALHPADQLAAPVNVNVETQGHPNTAPFWSASSHYTYINWDHPDEETDFYPETDVYGSWKLGDDLCKGLIFENKRAVHDALLHYCLRLNQTYKMSESKPEYFTAKCQKSVDGCPWRIRAHLSKKIGKWTISKWGVRIHA, from the exons ATGCATCTGAAGCGAAACATAACCTTCGACCGTTTGAAGAAGAAAATCCACGAAAGGTTGAAGCTGCAAAGGAACCAGATGATTTCTAGAGTCAGCTCTAGATTTATGACGACACCGAATCCCATTTTTTTTACGCATTTTGAGATAGTTGATAATGTTGATGTTCAAGTCATGATGGATGCATTTAGTCAGCAGTCATATATGGTTCAGCTGGAGCTGTATGTTGAAGTTACTGAAGCTGGAAGTTCATCAATGTCAGTGCCGACGTATCTATCGTCTACTCAACCGAGACCCACTGAAGACGGTGGTAGACATGTTGTTGATGAGGAGCTTCATGCAGAACCATATACTGTGCCTTTTAGCGTTATGAGTATTGAAGAGGCCAATATCGTCGTTCCTTCGGATGTCGCAGTTAATTTGGGCGATGATTATGACTACCGCCTTGACAATGATAATGTGGACGGTGAAGTCATTCCTTCATACGATGACCACaatgaagatgaaagaatgcaagAAGGAGGTGACGAGTCTGACACAGACGAAGAGGGAGACCGACACGCTAATCCTCAGCCTCAGATGGCACTTCATCCTGCTGATCAACTTGCGGCACCAGTGAATGTCAATGTTGAAACTCAAG GGCACCCAAACACGGCCCCATTCTGGAGTGCTTCTTCGCATTATACATATATTAACTGGGATCACCCAGATGAAGAAACTGATTTTTATCCTGAAACGGATGTGTATGGATCATGGAAGCTTGGTGATGACTTATGTAAAGGGTTGATTTTTGAAAACAAGCGTGCTGTACATGATGCCCTGTTACACTATTGTCTTAGACTAAATCAAACTTATAAGATGAGTGAATCCAAGCCAGAGTACTTTACTGCAAAGTGTCAGAAATCCGTAGATGGCTGCCCGTGGAGGATAAGGGCACATCTATCCAAGAAAATTGGTAAATGGACCATATCCAAATGGGGGGTTCGCATACATGCTTAA
- the LOC130723043 gene encoding glucan endo-1,3-beta-glucosidase 1-like produces the protein MTKSNLNNLTILLLLLFTFTSQITISAQNNNNQQDQRQPFVGVNIGTDVSNLLPPSQLVSFLNHQKITHIRLYDANPDILGALSGTDIHVTISVPNNQLIAIGSSNSTASAWIRRNVAAFYPKTLITGISVGDEVLTTVPSSAPLLLPALKSLYSALVASNLHNKITISTPHSASIILDPFPPSQAFFNQSLSSILLPLLQFHSQTGSPLMLNLYPYYVFMENKREVPLESTLFKPLAKEMVDPNTLLHYTNVLDAMIDAAYFSMKNLNVTDVVVLVTETGWPSKGDSNEPYATKENADTYNSNLIKHVFDRNGTPLHPETTSSVYVYELFNEDLRSRPVSEANWGLFYGNTTPAYLLRVSGTGSFLASDTTNQTYCIAMDGVDSKTLQTALDWVCGPGRANCSEIQPGESCYQPNNVKNHASYAFDSYYQNQGKSSESCDFKGAAMITTNDPSHGSCIFPGSKELSSKTKENVNSTQSSNAGENLRLRTFSGKKMSEINYILHIYLVAALPTLLLFLL, from the exons ATGACAAAATCTAATCTCAACAACCTCACAATCTTACTCTTACTCCTCTTCACCTTCACCTCTCAAATCACCATTTCAgcacaaaacaacaacaaccaacaagACCAGAGACAACCCTTCGTCGGAGTCAACATTGGCACCGACGTTTCAAATCTCTTACCACCATCACAACTAGTATCCTTCCTCAACCACCAGAAAATCACTCACATCCGTCTCTACGATGCCAACCCCGACATCCTCGGAGCATTATCCGGCACCGACATCCACGTCACCATCAGTGTCCCCAACAACCAGCTCATCGCAATTGGCTCATCAAACTCCACCGCTTCTGCCTGGATCCGCCGCAACGTCGCCGCTTTCTACCCCAAAACCCTCATCACCGGAATCTCCGTCGGCGACGAGGTTCTAACCACCGTCCCCTCCTCCGCTCCTCTCCTCCTCCCCGCCCTTAAATCCCTCTACTCCGCCCTCGTCGCTTCCAACCTTCACAACAAAATCACAATCTCAACTCCTCATTCCGCTTCCATCATCCTCGACCCTTTTCCTCCTTCTCAGGCTTTCTTCAACCAGAGCCTCTCTTCCATTCTCCTCCCTCTTCTCCAGTTCCATTCGCAAACCGGTTCGCCATTGATGCTCAACCTCTACCCTTACTATGTCTTCATGGAGAACAAGCGTGAGGTTCCTCTCGAAAGCACGCTGTTCAAGCCTCTTGCCAAGGAAATGGTGGACCCCAACACGCTGCTTCACTACACCAATGTTCTTGATGCCATGATTGATGCTGCTTATTTCTCCATGAAGAATCTCAATGTTACTGATGTTGTGGTGCTTGTCACTGAAACTGGTTGGCCTAGTAAAGGGGATTCGAATGAGCCTTACGCGACGAAGGAGAACGCGGATACTTACAATTCCAACTTGATTAAGCATGTTTTCGATCGTAACGGAACCCCTTTGCATCCTGAAACAACTTCCAGTGTGTATGTGTATGAATTGTTCAATGAGGACTTGAGGTCAAGGCCAGTGAGTGAGGCTAATTGGGGACTCTTTTATGGGAATACTACGCCTGCGTATTTGCTTAGAGTTTCTGGGACTGGGAGTTTTCTTGCCAGTGATACTACTAATCAGACTTATTGCATTGCTATGGATGGTGTTGATTCGAAGACTTTGCAGACGGCGTTGGATTGGGTGTGTGGACCGGGGCGAGCGAATTGTTCTGAGATTCAACCTGGAGAGAGTTGCTATCAGCCTAATAATGTGAAGAATCATGCTTCTTATGCGTTTGATAGCTACTACCAGAATCAAGGCAAATCATCCGAGTCTTGTGACTTCAAAGGAGCAGCTATGATCACTACTAATGATCCTA GTCATGGCAGCTGTATATTTCCTGGAAG TAAGGAATTAAGCAGCAAGACAAAGGAAAATGTGAACTCTACTCAATCAAGCAATGCAGGGGAGAATTTAAGGCTCAGAACCTTTAGCGGCAAGAAAATGAGTGAAATCAACTACATTTTGCACATTTACTTGGTTGCTGCATTGCCCACTTTGTTGCTATTCCTTTTGTGA
- the LOC130725726 gene encoding uncharacterized protein LOC130725726, which yields MTSQDHKKMTSTFMSNYILGMVSAQPTIPISLIQERISGQLNYKVSYFKAWKAKQKALARVFGDWEESYDLLPRWLEYMLRFSPGSHYEFVTTDYKDQYGNVVPDFKKFGRVFWTYKQCCDAFNYCKPMIQIDGTFLYGKYSGTLLIATTQDGNSNVLPLAFAIVEGETLGAWTWFLRLMRVHVTRKQGICLISDRHASILSAVGNPSNGWQPPNAYHVYCIRARCQ from the exons ATGACTTCTCAAGACCACAAGAAGATGACGTCCACCTTCATGTCCAACTACATTCTTG GCATGGTAAGTGCCCAACCAACTATCCCTATTTCCCTCATACAAGAGAGGATAAGTGGTCAGCTCAATTATAAGGTATCATACTTTAAAGCTTGGAAGGCGAAGCAAAAAGCACTTGCTCGCGTGTTCGGTGATTGGGAGGAGTCTTACGACCTGCTCCCTAGGTGGTTGGAATATATGCTGAGGTTTTCCCCTGGATCCCATTACGAGTTTGTCACAACTGACTATAAGGACCAGTATGGCAATGTTGTTCCTGATTTCAAGAAATTTGGTCGAGTGTTTTGGACGTACAAACAATGTTGTGACGCATTCAACTATTGCAAGCCAATGATACAAATTGATGGCACATTCCTCTACGGAAAGTATAGTGGAACTTTGCTTATTGCCACGACACAGGACGGGAACAGTAATGTGTTGCCTTTAGCTTTTGCAATTGTGGAGGGAGAAACACTCGGTGCTTGGACGTGGTTTCTTCGTCTGATGCGTGTGCATGTCACCAGGAAACAAGGGATATGTCTAATATCAGACAGACACGCCAGCATTCTCTCAGCAGTGGGGAATCCGTCTAACGGGTGGCAGCCACCAAACGCTTATCATGTGTATTGCATTCGGGCACGTTGCCAGTAA
- the LOC130723044 gene encoding uncharacterized protein LOC130723044, whose amino-acid sequence MRSLYKAAVSSLILLLAIAFLCTTVNSEDHTYCSAMDTADQTYCVAMDGVDSETLQIALNWVCEPGRANCSEIQPGENCYEPDNVKNLASYAFDSYYQSQGQSPESCDFNGAATITTNDPSHGSCIFPGSKESSNKTTQSCNAGENLKLRTYKTTQSCNAMETVDQTYCVAMDGVDSETLQTALNWVCGLGGANCSEIQPGENCYEPDNVKNLASYAFDSYYQSQGQSPESCDFNGAATVTTNDPSHGSCIFPGRKELLNKTKQEGNSTQSCNAGKDSKLITLSGNKKSETKNILLIAYLVGALPTVLLLLLCVLRANV is encoded by the exons ATGAGATCCCTATACAAAGCTGCAGTTTCttctctcattcttcttcttgcaATCGCATTCCTCTGTACTACTGTCAACTCTGAAGACCACACATATTGCTCTGCCATGGATACTGCGGATCAGACATATTGCGTTGCCATGGATGGTGTTGATTCCGAGACTTTGCAGATAGCGTTGAATTGGGTGTGTGAACCGGGACGAGCGAATTGTTCTGAGATTCAACCAGGAGAAAATTGCTATGAGCCTGATAATGTCAAGAATCTTGCTTCTTATGCGTTTGATAGCTATTACCAGAGTCAAGGCCAATCTCCCGAGTCTTGTGATTTCAATGGAGCAGCTACAATCACTACCAATGATCCTA GTCATGGAAGCTGCATATTTCCTGGAAG TAAGGAATCAAGCAACAAGACTACTCAATCATGCAATGCAGGGGAGAATTTAAAGCTCAGAACCTACAAGACTACTCAATCATGCAATGCCATGGAAACTGTGGATCAGACATACTGCGTTGCGATGGATGGTGTTGATTCCGAGACTTTGCAGACCGCGTTGAATTGGGTTTGTGGACTGGGAGGAGCAAATTGTTCTGAGATTCAACCAGGAGAAAATTGCTATGAGCCTGATAATGTCAAGAATCTTGCTTCTTATGCGTTTGATAGCTATTACCAGAGTCAAGGCCAGTCTCCTGAGTCTTGTGACTTCAATGGAGCAGCTACAGTCACTACCAATGATCCTA GTCATGGAAGCTGTATATTTCCTGGAAG AAAGGAATTACTCAACAAGACAAAGCAAGAGGGGAACTCTACTCAATCATGCAATGCAGGGAAGGATTCAAAGCTCATAACCTTAAGCGGCAACAAAAAGAGTGAAACCAAAAACATTTTGCTCATTGCTTACTTGGTTGGTGCTTTGCCCACAGTGTTGTTACTccttttgtgtgttttgagagCGAATGTATGA